In Urechidicola croceus, a single window of DNA contains:
- the bioB gene encoding biotin synthase BioB translates to MSVVKHDWTKEEILEIYNKPLMELLYEAATIHRESHDPNVVQVSTLLSIKTGGCSEDCGYCPQAARYHTGVEGNDLMSVNQVKAQALRAKASGSSRVCMGAAWRNVKDGPEFDQVLEMVRGINKLDMEVCCTLGMVTENQAQRLAEAGLYAYNHNLDSSEEYYKEVISTRGYQDRLDTIDNVRKTNVTVCSGGIIGMGESAEDRAGMLVALSTLNPQPESTPINALVAVEGTPLEDEKPVEIWDMIRMVATTRIVLPQTQVRLSAGRTQMSREGQAMCFFAGANSIFAGDKLLTTPNPDVNEDMKMFELLGLNPQKPFTKKVQPQTVEAKDSAYQSLGEKPKWTRPEHKIERNEQAKEKAKEVRKTV, encoded by the coding sequence ATGAGCGTAGTAAAACACGATTGGACAAAAGAAGAAATATTAGAAATATATAATAAACCATTAATGGAGTTGCTATATGAGGCGGCAACAATTCATAGAGAAAGTCACGATCCAAATGTGGTACAAGTTTCTACTTTACTTTCAATAAAAACTGGTGGATGTTCTGAAGATTGTGGCTATTGTCCGCAAGCAGCAAGATATCATACTGGTGTTGAAGGAAATGATTTAATGTCTGTCAACCAAGTAAAAGCACAAGCATTACGTGCAAAAGCAAGTGGAAGTTCTCGTGTTTGTATGGGAGCAGCATGGCGTAATGTTAAAGACGGACCAGAATTTGACCAAGTTTTAGAAATGGTAAGAGGTATTAATAAACTAGATATGGAAGTTTGTTGTACTCTTGGAATGGTTACAGAGAATCAAGCACAACGTTTAGCAGAAGCCGGGTTGTATGCTTATAATCACAACTTAGATTCATCTGAAGAATATTATAAAGAAGTAATTTCTACACGTGGGTATCAAGATAGATTAGATACTATTGATAATGTTCGTAAAACAAACGTAACCGTTTGTTCTGGAGGTATTATAGGAATGGGTGAAAGTGCTGAAGATAGAGCAGGAATGTTAGTTGCTTTATCAACTTTAAATCCACAACCAGAATCTACACCAATTAATGCATTAGTTGCTGTGGAAGGAACACCATTAGAAGATGAAAAACCTGTTGAAATTTGGGATATGATTCGTATGGTTGCAACAACCAGAATTGTATTGCCACAAACACAAGTACGATTATCTGCCGGAAGAACGCAAATGAGTAGAGAAGGACAAGCAATGTGTTTTTTTGCTGGAGCAAATTCAATTTTTGCAGGAGATAAATTGTTGACAACTCCAAATCCTGATGTAAATGAAGACATGAAAATGTTTGAGTTATTAGGGTTAAATCCTCAAAAACCATTTACTAAAAAGGTACAACCACAAACAGTTGAGGCTAAAGATTCGGCTTACCAATCATTAGGAGAAAAACCAAAATGGACAAGACCAGAGCATAAAATTGAGCGAAATGAACAAGCCAAAGAAAAGGCAAAAGAAGTTCGTAAGACAGTTTAA
- a CDS encoding four helix bundle protein, producing the protein MNETKFKFEDLKVYQKALGFVDIVYTICNDFPITERYGLYSQFTRAAVSISLNIAEGSGDTDAQFNRFLQIAINSVKECVVCSTIAKRQNFITDKQDFELRENLVELSKMISSLQKYLKKTKDKKTTTITTKD; encoded by the coding sequence ATGAACGAAACAAAATTCAAATTCGAAGATTTAAAAGTATATCAAAAAGCATTGGGCTTTGTTGATATCGTTTATACTATTTGTAATGATTTTCCTATAACTGAACGCTATGGATTATATTCTCAATTTACAAGAGCCGCAGTTTCAATATCATTAAATATTGCTGAAGGCTCTGGAGATACTGATGCCCAATTTAATAGGTTTCTTCAAATAGCAATTAACTCCGTAAAAGAATGTGTTGTATGTTCAACTATTGCCAAAAGGCAAAATTTTATAACCGACAAACAAGATTTTGAACTAAGAGAAAATTTAGTAGAATTATCTAAAATGATATCAAGCCTTCAAAAATATTTAAAAAAAACTAAAGATAAAAAAACTACAACTATAACAACTAAAGACTAA
- a CDS encoding metal ABC transporter permease, translating into MSSAQIEIQLIASVVAIACAIPGTFLVLRKMAMISDAISHSILPGIVIGFFITQDLNSPLLILLAAVTGIITVVLVERIQKTGLVKEDTAIGLVFPALFSIGVIVIAKNANDVHLDVDAVLLGELAFAPFDRLMISGTDFGPKSLWIIGTILLITVGLLFAFFKELKVSTFDAGLASALGFSPAIIHYGLMTVASVTTVGAFDAVGAILVVALMIAPAASAYLLTNDLKRMLFLSVAFGVFSAISGYWLAHWLDASIAGSITTMLGLLFLAVYLFAPSKGLISVMYREKQQRTEVSLLTFLLHLKNHNEIEERHVNHLNEHINWQKVRSETVLDLAIKNNMITIENEIVSLTEKGNEFTSKAIDYIITNEDAQIEDMKDDFFLFRG; encoded by the coding sequence ATGAGTAGTGCACAGATAGAAATACAATTAATTGCAAGTGTGGTTGCAATCGCTTGTGCCATTCCAGGAACATTTCTGGTATTGAGAAAAATGGCGATGATTAGTGATGCTATAAGCCATTCAATATTACCTGGAATTGTAATTGGATTTTTCATCACCCAAGATTTAAATTCACCTCTTCTTATTCTTTTGGCAGCAGTAACAGGAATTATAACAGTTGTCCTAGTTGAACGAATTCAAAAAACGGGCTTGGTTAAAGAAGATACCGCAATCGGACTCGTCTTTCCAGCACTATTTAGTATTGGAGTCATTGTGATTGCCAAAAACGCAAATGATGTACATCTTGATGTTGATGCTGTATTATTGGGCGAACTTGCATTTGCTCCTTTTGATAGATTAATGATTTCCGGAACAGATTTTGGACCAAAATCACTTTGGATTATTGGGACTATTCTTTTAATTACCGTTGGACTATTATTTGCCTTTTTTAAAGAATTAAAAGTAAGTACTTTTGATGCAGGATTAGCTTCTGCATTAGGTTTTTCTCCAGCAATTATTCATTACGGATTGATGACCGTAGCATCCGTAACTACAGTCGGTGCTTTTGACGCAGTTGGAGCAATCTTAGTAGTTGCTTTAATGATAGCACCTGCAGCAAGCGCATATCTATTGACGAATGACTTAAAACGCATGCTATTTTTATCTGTTGCTTTTGGGGTATTTAGTGCTATTTCTGGCTATTGGCTAGCACATTGGTTGGACGCATCTATTGCTGGTTCCATTACTACAATGTTAGGTTTATTATTTCTCGCTGTGTATTTATTTGCACCAAGTAAAGGACTTATTTCAGTGATGTACAGAGAAAAACAACAACGAACAGAAGTATCTTTATTGACTTTTCTATTACATCTAAAAAATCATAATGAAATTGAAGAAAGACATGTAAATCATTTAAACGAGCATATCAATTGGCAAAAGGTTCGTTCTGAAACAGTGTTAGATTTAGCCATAAAAAACAATATGATTACTATTGAAAATGAGATTGTCTCATTGACTGAAAAAGGAAATGAATTTACTTCTAAAGCTATCGATTATATTATTACAAATGAAGATGCTCAGATTGAAGATATGAAAGACGATTTCTTTTTGTTTAGAGGGTAA
- the rseP gene encoding RIP metalloprotease RseP, whose product MEILIKASQFLLSLSFLIVLHEFGHYLPAKLFKTRVEKFYLFFDAWGKKLFSFKKGGTEYGIGWLPLGGYVKISGMIDESMDTEQMKQPAQPWEFRSKPAWQRLIIMLGGVIVNFILGFLIYIMVLAVWGEEQVKPNDVKYGFSVDNTFEEYGFKDGDLILKINGETPDDVYTKVNKHLFLRDVSTIEVKHTDGTTEIINIPENIGEIMWQNGVMTPFTPRMIAVIDTVIANKPAQKAGFKKNDQVVAVNGNPITYWNEFTDCVDYGKTMQVDVMRNGTVEKLTVTPNSENKIGIGPQAKLEDIVTINQKKYTFAESIPAGFSKAYWTLRDYITQFKYVFTKKGAQSVGGFIAIGSIFPSTWSWQAFWGITAFLSIMLGFMNLLPIPALDGGHVMFTLWEMITGKKPSDKFLEYAQIAGFVLLMGLLLLANGNDIYKLFSGS is encoded by the coding sequence ATGGAAATATTAATCAAAGCATCTCAATTTTTATTGAGTTTATCATTCCTAATCGTTTTACACGAATTTGGGCATTATTTACCTGCAAAACTATTTAAAACTAGAGTTGAAAAATTCTATTTGTTTTTTGATGCTTGGGGAAAAAAATTATTCAGTTTCAAAAAAGGAGGAACTGAATATGGAATTGGTTGGTTACCTCTAGGAGGATATGTAAAAATATCTGGAATGATTGATGAAAGTATGGATACTGAGCAAATGAAACAGCCTGCTCAACCTTGGGAATTTCGCTCAAAACCGGCTTGGCAAAGGCTGATTATCATGTTAGGTGGAGTTATTGTGAATTTCATTTTAGGTTTCTTAATTTACATTATGGTCTTGGCTGTTTGGGGTGAAGAACAAGTAAAGCCTAATGATGTAAAATACGGATTTTCTGTTGATAATACTTTTGAAGAATATGGTTTTAAAGATGGTGATTTAATTTTAAAAATAAATGGCGAAACTCCTGATGATGTTTATACTAAAGTAAACAAACATTTATTTTTACGTGATGTTTCTACAATTGAAGTTAAACATACTGATGGAACTACTGAAATTATAAATATTCCTGAAAATATTGGAGAAATTATGTGGCAAAATGGAGTAATGACTCCATTTACACCAAGAATGATTGCTGTAATTGATACTGTAATTGCAAACAAACCTGCTCAAAAAGCCGGATTTAAGAAAAATGATCAAGTAGTTGCCGTTAATGGAAACCCTATTACATATTGGAATGAATTTACTGATTGCGTAGATTATGGAAAAACAATGCAAGTAGATGTAATGAGAAATGGAACTGTTGAAAAACTAACAGTAACACCAAATTCTGAAAATAAAATTGGTATTGGACCTCAAGCAAAACTTGAAGATATAGTTACTATTAATCAAAAAAAATACACTTTTGCAGAAAGTATTCCTGCTGGTTTTTCAAAAGCCTATTGGACATTACGTGATTACATTACACAATTCAAATATGTTTTCACCAAAAAAGGCGCTCAAAGCGTAGGTGGATTTATTGCCATTGGAAGTATTTTCCCTTCAACTTGGAGTTGGCAAGCATTTTGGGGAATTACAGCATTTTTATCAATCATGTTAGGATTCATGAATTTATTACCAATCCCTGCTCTTGATGGTGGACACGTGATGTTTACTCTTTGGGAAATGATTACTGGTAAAAAACCTAGCGATAAATTCTTAGAATATGCTCAAATTGCTGGATTTGTCTTATTAATGGGATTATTACTACTAGCAAATGGTAATGATATCTATAAGTTATTTTCAGGTAGTTAA
- a CDS encoding metal ABC transporter permease — protein MTITEYFELVFSDYTLRTITLGTAILGAVCGMLGSFAVLRKQSLLGDAISHAALPGIAIAFLLTGAKDSNVLLLGALISGLIGTFWIRGIITKTHLKSDTALGLILSLFFGFGMLLLTFIQKQPNANQAGLDKYLFGQAATLVEKDVWMMAIVTGLCLIVLLLFWKEFKILLFDADYTKTLGFNTKTIDILITSFIVLAIVLGLQTVGVVLMSAMLLAPAAAARQWTNSLGVMVFLAAIFGAFSGVFGTAISASQNNLSTGPVIVLVAAVFVIFSFIFSPSRGLLFKQIRIIKNRRDLELYKTLAFMHNIAETHENIAHPHAIKILNNFQGFTRKTLQKLVERNYVTLNGNMWSLTEEGFNKAANLYNQHSNEDE, from the coding sequence ATGACTATTACAGAATATTTTGAACTTGTTTTTTCTGATTATACACTACGTACAATCACACTTGGGACAGCCATTTTAGGTGCCGTTTGTGGTATGCTTGGTAGTTTTGCCGTACTTAGAAAGCAAAGTTTATTAGGTGATGCTATTTCACATGCTGCGCTTCCTGGAATTGCAATTGCTTTTTTACTCACTGGAGCAAAAGACAGCAATGTTTTACTTTTAGGTGCTTTAATCAGTGGTCTAATAGGAACTTTTTGGATAAGAGGAATTATTACAAAAACTCATTTAAAATCGGATACTGCACTTGGGCTGATACTTTCTTTGTTTTTTGGTTTTGGAATGTTATTACTTACATTTATTCAAAAACAACCTAATGCTAATCAAGCAGGACTGGACAAGTACCTATTCGGACAAGCAGCAACTTTAGTCGAAAAAGATGTATGGATGATGGCTATAGTTACAGGATTATGTCTTATTGTTTTACTTTTATTTTGGAAAGAGTTTAAAATTTTACTTTTTGATGCAGATTACACTAAAACTCTTGGTTTCAATACCAAAACTATAGATATTCTCATAACTTCATTTATCGTTTTAGCAATTGTTTTAGGCTTACAAACTGTTGGTGTAGTATTGATGAGCGCAATGCTTTTGGCTCCTGCAGCAGCAGCAAGACAATGGACAAATAGTTTAGGAGTTATGGTGTTTCTAGCTGCCATATTTGGTGCTTTTTCAGGAGTTTTTGGTACCGCAATAAGCGCAAGTCAAAACAACCTTTCAACAGGACCAGTAATTGTTCTTGTTGCAGCAGTATTTGTAATCTTCTCATTTATTTTTTCACCAAGTAGAGGGTTGTTATTTAAACAAATTCGAATTATTAAAAACAGACGTGATTTAGAATTATATAAAACATTAGCGTTCATGCATAATATTGCAGAAACACATGAAAATATTGCGCATCCTCACGCTATAAAAATCTTGAATAATTTTCAAGGTTTTACTCGAAAAACCTTACAGAAATTAGTTGAAAGAAACTACGTTACCTTAAACGGGAATATGTGGTCATTGACCGAAGAAGGTTTCAATAAAGCAGCCAATTTATACAACCAACATTCCAACGAAGATGAGTAG
- the feoB gene encoding ferrous iron transport protein B, with protein sequence MSTDLLKVALIGNPNTGKTSVFNHLTGLNQQVGNYPGITVEKKVGYCKLTRHQKAKIIDLPGTYSLNASSLDESVVIELLMNKSDEDYPDVAIVVSEVENLKRNLLLFTQIKDLEIPTILVINMSDRMKSKGISIDIPVLEKELKTKIALVSSRTKNGIDQISTLLQEYKNLPSEPCLDTSKIDSDYFERLRKAFPNQSLYKLWLVITQDVNFGKLEKKDFEGFHSFETKSKSELKKLQQKETILRYKFINDTLKKGYVVDKSKATDLRSQFDRILTHKVFGYIIFFGILLLIFQMLFDWSGVPMDFIDNSFASLGDWVRSVMAPGKFTDLLVDGIIAGLGGVVIFIPQIAFLFLFISILEESGYMSRVVFLMDRIMRRFGLSGKSVVPLISGTACAIPAIMATRNIESWKERLITILVTPFTTCSARLPVYAILIALVIPNKRVFGIFNAQGLTLMLLYLLGFAGAIIAAYILNKTLKIKSKSYFVVEMPNYKVPLFKNVFINVLEKTKTFLFDAGKIILAISIILWFLASYGPGEKFNNAESIVMSEVANQQMSETELDDKIAAYKLENSYIGIVGKTIEPVIKPLGYDWKIGIALVTSFAAREVFVGTLATIYSVGSAGEEEETIKQKMAAEVHPNGKKIFTFASGISLLLFYAFAMQCMATLAIVKKETNSWKWPMIQLFGMSTIAYITALIAFQFLK encoded by the coding sequence ATGAGTACTGATTTATTGAAAGTTGCGTTAATAGGAAATCCAAATACTGGAAAAACATCAGTATTTAATCACTTAACAGGTTTAAATCAGCAAGTTGGGAATTATCCAGGTATAACAGTTGAAAAAAAGGTGGGTTATTGTAAATTAACTCGCCATCAAAAGGCTAAAATTATTGATTTGCCTGGTACATATAGTTTAAACGCATCTTCTTTAGATGAAAGTGTGGTCATTGAACTATTAATGAATAAGAGTGATGAAGATTATCCAGATGTAGCAATTGTTGTTTCAGAGGTAGAAAATCTTAAAAGAAATTTACTTTTATTTACTCAAATAAAAGATTTAGAAATTCCGACGATACTCGTTATCAATATGTCGGATAGAATGAAAAGCAAAGGTATTTCTATTGATATACCAGTATTGGAAAAAGAATTAAAAACTAAAATTGCACTTGTAAGTTCTCGTACTAAAAATGGTATTGATCAAATATCTACATTACTTCAAGAATATAAAAATTTGCCATCTGAACCTTGTTTAGATACATCTAAAATAGATTCAGATTATTTTGAAAGGTTAAGAAAAGCGTTTCCAAATCAATCATTATATAAATTATGGTTAGTAATTACTCAAGATGTAAATTTTGGTAAGTTAGAAAAGAAAGATTTTGAAGGATTTCATTCATTTGAAACAAAATCAAAATCAGAATTAAAAAAATTACAGCAAAAAGAAACAATTTTGCGTTATAAATTTATCAATGACACTCTTAAAAAAGGCTATGTAGTTGATAAATCAAAAGCAACAGATTTACGAAGTCAATTTGATAGAATACTTACGCATAAAGTATTTGGATATATAATTTTCTTTGGGATTTTATTATTGATATTTCAAATGCTATTTGACTGGAGTGGAGTTCCTATGGATTTTATTGATAATTCCTTTGCGTCACTAGGAGATTGGGTTCGTAGTGTAATGGCTCCAGGAAAATTTACCGATTTATTAGTTGATGGAATTATTGCAGGGCTTGGAGGAGTTGTTATTTTCATCCCTCAGATTGCATTTTTATTTTTATTTATTTCAATTTTAGAAGAAAGCGGTTATATGAGTCGTGTTGTATTCTTGATGGATAGAATTATGCGACGTTTTGGATTAAGTGGGAAAAGTGTTGTTCCGTTAATTTCTGGAACTGCTTGTGCTATTCCTGCAATTATGGCTACCCGTAATATTGAAAGTTGGAAAGAAAGATTAATTACAATTTTGGTAACTCCATTTACAACTTGTTCAGCAAGATTACCAGTTTATGCTATTTTAATTGCTTTGGTAATTCCAAACAAGCGTGTTTTTGGAATTTTTAATGCTCAAGGATTAACACTGATGTTGTTATATTTATTAGGTTTCGCTGGTGCAATAATTGCGGCTTATATTTTAAATAAAACACTTAAGATTAAGAGTAAATCCTATTTTGTAGTTGAAATGCCAAATTATAAAGTGCCTTTATTTAAAAATGTATTTATCAATGTTTTAGAAAAGACAAAAACTTTTCTTTTTGATGCTGGTAAAATAATTTTGGCAATATCTATAATTCTATGGTTTTTAGCATCTTATGGTCCAGGAGAAAAATTTAATAATGCTGAATCAATTGTAATGTCAGAAGTTGCTAATCAACAAATGAGTGAAACAGAATTAGATGATAAGATTGCTGCTTATAAGTTGGAAAATTCTTATATAGGTATTGTTGGTAAAACAATAGAGCCAGTTATAAAACCATTAGGATATGATTGGAAAATTGGAATTGCATTAGTGACTTCATTTGCTGCAAGAGAAGTGTTTGTTGGTACTTTAGCAACAATATACAGTGTTGGAAGTGCTGGAGAGGAAGAAGAAACTATTAAGCAAAAAATGGCTGCAGAGGTTCATCCAAATGGAAAGAAAATATTTACATTTGCTAGTGGAATATCGCTTCTGCTATTTTATGCTTTTGCAATGCAATGTATGGCTACATTGGCTATTGTTAAGAAAGAGACTAATAGTTGGAAATGGCCTATGATTCAATTGTTTGGAATGTCTACAATTGCATATATTACTGCATTAATTGCGTTTCAGTTTTTAAAGTGA
- a CDS encoding metal ABC transporter solute-binding protein, Zn/Mn family — MKKILLFILVATTVLSCKKEKKTDNGKLNIVTTTSMVTDLVKKIGGDYINVQGLMGSGVDPHLYKASEGDVSKLVNADAIFYNGLHLEGKLVEVFEKMENQQKKTFAVGEVLDKNTLIGSDYFKSNYDPHIWFDIDYWTQVGTYVTKKLQELNPENAQMFEENWQNYYNELISLKEKVNTTIDSLPEEKRILVTAHDAFNYFGRAFKFEVVGLQGLSTATEAGVQDVQKLANFIIEKNVKAIFVESSVPKRTIEALQAAVKSKKHEVEIGGTLYSDALGNKGTVEGTYIGMFEYNVNTIVNALK, encoded by the coding sequence ATGAAAAAAATTCTACTATTTATTTTAGTCGCAACAACAGTTCTAAGTTGTAAAAAAGAAAAGAAAACGGATAATGGAAAGTTAAATATTGTCACAACAACTTCAATGGTTACTGATTTAGTTAAAAAAATTGGTGGGGACTATATAAATGTTCAAGGCTTAATGGGTAGTGGCGTGGATCCACATCTATATAAAGCAAGTGAAGGTGATGTTTCAAAACTGGTTAATGCCGATGCTATTTTCTATAATGGATTACATTTAGAAGGAAAACTTGTTGAAGTATTTGAAAAAATGGAAAATCAACAAAAAAAGACTTTTGCAGTTGGTGAAGTTTTGGACAAAAACACACTTATTGGCTCTGACTATTTTAAAAGTAACTACGATCCACATATTTGGTTTGATATTGATTATTGGACGCAAGTAGGAACGTATGTAACTAAAAAATTACAAGAATTAAATCCTGAAAATGCTCAAATGTTTGAAGAAAACTGGCAAAACTATTATAATGAATTAATTTCTTTAAAAGAAAAAGTGAATACAACTATTGATTCATTACCAGAAGAAAAACGAATTTTGGTAACAGCACATGATGCCTTTAACTATTTTGGTAGAGCATTTAAGTTTGAAGTAGTAGGCTTACAAGGGCTTTCAACCGCAACAGAGGCTGGAGTTCAAGATGTTCAAAAATTAGCTAACTTTATTATTGAAAAGAACGTAAAAGCAATTTTTGTAGAAAGTTCAGTACCTAAAAGAACCATTGAAGCACTTCAAGCAGCAGTAAAATCAAAAAAACATGAAGTTGAAATAGGTGGAACGCTCTATTCTGATGCTTTAGGAAATAAAGGGACGGTTGAAGGAACTTATATTGGAATGTTTGAGTACAATGTAAATACAATTGTAAACGCCTTAAAATAA
- a CDS encoding SCO family protein yields MSQRNFKKSLPIIVIMTVFSVVMIALIYSILNPDKKLPVYNPADVNPRLVDSSVKHVRSNHKIGDFSLINQNGKVITQKDYEDKIYVADFFFTRCQTICPIMTNNMIKVQEEFKNDSTIMLLSHSVTPVMDSIPILRDYADMKGVEDSKWNVTTGDKRHIYDLARKSYFAVIDDGDGGEQDFIHTENFILVDKKRQIRGYYDGTNSEDIQQLIADIKLLQEEY; encoded by the coding sequence ATGAGTCAAAGGAATTTTAAAAAATCGTTACCAATAATTGTAATTATGACCGTTTTTTCTGTTGTAATGATTGCTTTAATTTATTCGATTTTAAATCCAGATAAGAAATTGCCTGTTTATAATCCTGCAGATGTAAACCCTAGATTGGTAGATTCTTCAGTAAAACATGTAAGGAGTAATCATAAAATTGGAGATTTCTCATTAATTAATCAAAATGGTAAAGTCATTACTCAAAAAGATTATGAGGATAAGATTTATGTAGCCGATTTTTTCTTTACTAGATGTCAAACCATTTGTCCAATTATGACCAATAACATGATAAAAGTTCAAGAAGAATTTAAGAATGATTCTACTATTATGTTACTTTCTCATTCTGTAACACCAGTTATGGATAGCATTCCAATTTTGAGAGATTATGCAGATATGAAAGGTGTTGAAGATTCTAAATGGAATGTTACAACTGGAGATAAAAGGCATATTTACGATTTGGCTCGAAAAAGTTATTTTGCCGTTATTGATGATGGCGATGGAGGAGAACAGGATTTTATTCATACTGAGAATTTTATTTTAGTAGATAAAAAACGTCAAATCCGAGGCTATTACGATGGAACTAATTCCGAAGATATTCAACAGTTAATAGCCGATATAAAATTACTACAAGAAGAATATTAA
- a CDS encoding alpha-1,2-fucosyltransferase — protein sequence MIILKDKPGQLCNRLWAFSPFISEALENNTKIKILHFYDYYNYFEDLNTFKSVSFIKNKKALILYNLLFKILNKIPYKFLSHLGIIYDSQNYITEANQNNKLHLINGWSQKKPNKQLKLTDLQKLFRPKDIYANRVDNIFSKKRKVNDLIIGVHIRRGDYKDYRGGKYYYSDLTIINFILQIINEFDKNKKLTFLLCSNEKINIKAYNDVPVFQINNANLIEDLYGLSKCDYIIGPPSTFSMWASFYGQKPLYFLKESTSVIKKDNFSIISKQNHFKNGHIFSH from the coding sequence ATGATAATATTAAAAGACAAGCCAGGACAGTTATGTAATAGATTATGGGCTTTCTCCCCTTTTATTTCCGAAGCACTAGAAAATAATACTAAGATTAAGATTCTACATTTTTATGATTACTATAATTATTTTGAAGATTTAAATACTTTTAAATCTGTTAGTTTTATTAAAAATAAAAAAGCGCTAATCCTATATAATTTATTATTTAAAATTCTAAATAAAATACCATATAAGTTTTTGTCTCATTTAGGAATTATTTATGACTCACAAAATTACATAACAGAGGCAAATCAAAATAATAAACTTCATTTAATTAACGGATGGAGTCAAAAAAAACCGAATAAACAATTAAAATTAACAGATCTACAAAAATTATTTCGACCTAAAGATATTTATGCAAATAGAGTTGATAATATTTTTTCAAAAAAAAGAAAGGTGAATGACCTAATTATTGGTGTTCATATTAGAAGAGGAGATTATAAAGACTATAGAGGTGGAAAATATTATTATTCTGATTTAACAATAATCAATTTTATATTACAAATTATAAATGAATTTGATAAAAATAAAAAATTAACATTTCTACTTTGCTCAAATGAAAAAATAAATATTAAAGCCTATAATGATGTACCCGTTTTTCAAATAAATAACGCCAATCTTATTGAAGACTTATATGGTTTAAGCAAATGTGACTATATAATAGGTCCTCCAAGTACATTTTCTATGTGGGCTTCTTTTTATGGCCAAAAACCCTTATATTTTTTAAAAGAATCAACTTCTGTAATAAAAAAAGATAATTTTAGTATAATTTCTAAACAAAATCACTTTAAAAACGGACATATTTTTAGTCACTAA
- a CDS encoding metal ABC transporter ATP-binding protein has protein sequence MSKIAVKVDDLTVAYNYKPVLWDIDLEIPEGVLMAIVGPNGAGKSTLIKAILGILDPLAGSVSIYGKPYEKQRSLVAYVPQKGSVDWDFPTTALDVVMMGTYGSLGWIKRPREKEKKAALEALEKVGMLPFKGRQISQLSGGQQQRIFLARALVQDASIYFMDEPFQGVDATTEIAIINILKELRKANKTVIVVHHDLQTVPEYFDWVTFLNVKKIATGPVKDIFNDDNLTKTYGINYKVSIQE, from the coding sequence ATGAGTAAAATAGCAGTAAAAGTAGACGATTTAACAGTTGCTTACAACTATAAACCTGTACTTTGGGACATCGATCTTGAAATTCCCGAAGGTGTACTTATGGCGATTGTTGGTCCAAATGGCGCAGGTAAATCTACCCTAATCAAAGCCATATTAGGAATTTTAGATCCACTTGCAGGAAGTGTAAGTATTTATGGAAAACCTTATGAAAAACAGCGTTCACTAGTTGCTTATGTGCCTCAAAAAGGAAGTGTAGATTGGGATTTTCCTACTACTGCATTAGATGTAGTTATGATGGGGACATACGGAAGTTTAGGCTGGATAAAACGTCCTAGAGAAAAAGAAAAAAAAGCCGCGTTGGAAGCACTTGAAAAAGTAGGGATGCTTCCTTTTAAAGGCCGACAAATAAGCCAACTTTCGGGTGGACAACAACAACGTATATTTTTGGCTCGTGCATTGGTACAAGATGCATCGATCTATTTTATGGACGAACCTTTTCAAGGAGTGGATGCCACTACTGAAATTGCTATTATCAATATTTTAAAAGAATTAAGAAAAGCCAATAAAACTGTAATTGTAGTTCATCATGATTTACAAACAGTTCCTGAGTATTTTGATTGGGTAACATTTTTAAATGTAAAAAAGATTGCTACAGGTCCTGTTAAAGACATTTTTAATGATGATAATTTAACTAAAACTTATGGAATTAATTATAAAGTAAGTATTCAAGAGTAG
- a CDS encoding FeoA family protein produces the protein MPNVATLKKGEKGIIEDFEIDAIPLKLIEMGCLPGNSVELVQFAPFNDPLYININGSYVAIRRETALQISIKKVLK, from the coding sequence ATGCCAAATGTTGCAACATTAAAAAAAGGTGAAAAAGGAATCATAGAAGATTTTGAGATTGATGCAATTCCGTTAAAATTGATTGAAATGGGATGCTTGCCTGGAAACTCTGTAGAATTAGTGCAATTTGCCCCTTTCAATGATCCTTTGTATATAAATATTAATGGAAGTTATGTTGCAATAAGAAGAGAAACTGCTCTTCAAATCTCAATTAAAAAAGTACTTAAATAA